One genomic segment of Hevea brasiliensis isolate MT/VB/25A 57/8 chromosome 3, ASM3005281v1, whole genome shotgun sequence includes these proteins:
- the LOC110635509 gene encoding sodium/hydrogen exchanger 2, which translates to MDTMDTPVTSVVSKLQMLNTSDHASVVSMNLFVALLCACIVIGHLLEENRWMNESITALLIGVCTGVVILLVSGGKSSHLLVFSEDLFFIYLLPPIIFNAGFQVKKKQFFRNFITIMLFGAIGTLISCCIISAGAIKFFQKLDIGPLDIGDYIAIGAIFAATDSVCTLQILNQDETPLLYSLVFGEGVVNDATSVVLFNAIQSFDLTNINPRIAWQFICNFLYLFLTSTMLGVITGLLSAYIIKKLYFGRHSTDREFALMMLMAYLSYMLAELFYLSGILTVFFCGIVMSHYTWHNVTESSRVTTKHAFATLSFVAEIFIFLYVGMDALDIEKWRFVSDSPGTSVSVSSILIALVMVGRAAFVFPLSFLSNLSKKSPTEKIGFKQQIIIWWAGLMRGAVSIALAYNKFTSLGHTHLRGNAIMITSTITVVLFSTVVFGLMTKPLIRFLLPHSKQQQTGRTVSSDPNTPKSVTVALLGDNQDSLDDLGGNEVPRPNSIRALLSTPTHTVHYYWRKFDNAFMRPMFGGRGFVPFVPGSPTERSSHNQWQ; encoded by the exons ATGGATACAATGGATACCCCTGTAACTTCAGTTGTGTCAAAATTGCAAATGCTAAACACATCTGATCACGCCTCTGTTGTCTCTATGAACTTATTTGTGGCGCTTCTTTGCGCTTGTATTGTGATTGGTCATCTTCTAGAGGAGAATCGATGGATGAACGAGTCCATTACGGCCCTTTTGATT GGTGTATGTACCGGGGTTGTTATTCTGCTGGTTAGTGGCGGAAAAAGCTCGCATCTTTTAGTCTTCAGCGAGGATCTTTTCTTTATATATCTTCTACCACCTATTATATTTAATGCTGG TTTTCAGGTGAAAAAGAAGCAATTCTTTCGTAACTTCATCACTATCATGCTATTTGGTGCTATTGGCACACTGATATCCTGTTGTATCATATCTGCAG GTGCCATAAAATTCTTTCAGAAATTGGATATTGGTCCACTGGATATAGGGGATTACATAG CAATTGGAGCCATATTTGCTGCAACAGATTCTGTTTGCACATTGCAG ATTCTTAATCAGGATGAGACACCTTTACTCTATAGTCTAGTATTTGGGGAGGGTGTTGTAAATGATGCCACATCAGTCGTGCTTTTCAATGCAATCCAGAGTTTTGATCTGACTAATATCAATCCCAGAATTGCATGGCAGTTTATTTGCAACTTTTTATATCTATTTCTCACAAGCACTATGCTGGGAGTTATA actGGTTTACTTAGTGCTTACATCATCAAAAAGCTATATTTTGGCAG GCACTCAACAGATCGTGAGTTTGCTCTTATGATGCTCATGGCATACCTTTCATATATGTTGGCTGAA CTGTTCTATTTGAGTGGGATTCTCACTGTATTTTTCTGCGGGATTGTGATGTCCCATTACACATGGCACAATGTGACAGAGAGTTCTAGAGTCACTACCAA GCATGCTTTCGCAACCTTGTCATTTGTTGCTGAGATTTTTATCTTCCTTTATGTTGGTATGGATGCCTTGGACATTGAGAAGTGGAGATTTGTCAGTGACAG CCCTGGAACATCAGTTTCAGTTAGTTCAATATTAATAGCTCTTGTTATGGTTGGAAGAGCAGCTTTTGTTTTCCCCTTGTCCTTTTTATCCAACTTATCCAAGAAATCACCTACTGAGAAGATTGGCTTCAAGCAGCAA ATTATTATCTGGTGGGCTGGTCTGATGAGAGGTGCAGTGTCAATAGCTCTTGCATATAATAAG TTTACAAGCTTGGGCCATACCCATTTACGAGGGAATGCAATAATGATTACCAGCACCATAACTGTTGTTCTTTTCAGTACTGTG GTGTTTGGTTTGATGACTAAACCCCTTATAAGATTTTTGCTACCACATTCGAAACAACAACAAACAGGCAGAACAGTATCATCAGATCCAAATACTCCAAAATCAGTTACCGTGGCACTTCTTGGAGACAATCAGGACTCCTTAGATGATCTTGGAGGCAATGAGGTTCCCCGTCCAAACAGCATAAGGGCACTCCTAAGTACCCCAACTCATACCGTTCATTACTACTGGCGTAAGTTTGACAATGCATTTATGCGTCCCATGTTTGGCGGCCGGGGTTTTGTTCCCTTCGTTCCTGGCTCACCAACAGAGCGTAGTTCCCACAATCAATGGCAATGA
- the LOC110635536 gene encoding FRIGIDA-like protein 4a encodes MSSSTDQIFSDQKPPQSNPQNIRKTFNKLKKYTSKLANFALQWQDLEDHFLSIKTQLQELEKTYKINTQQAFSSQIENPERVNGDTITRPVVESENRILESEIEDCETKPSVHSQNENLESEQNWKSRSGSKSPHIPIDSGRSLLLYLNEHVKEHEVLKSGVYKVLKDASHPGKVVLEALRFFYPSDSSKGDLRTDVSVTRKSCVVLLEELGRVGPLIGSQDRGEALRMALEWKEKMKKSLEVFGFLMLVAVFGLVDEFDKEETLKHFDNVAQREQAPELFRVLGFADKAHDFIQKLIGKNKILEAVPFIFAFGLVDKFPPVPLLRLHAERAEKNYKKICSKGNNSSKALDDATGTEIAALRGILGLIKKYELQSEYSPQVIRDRILKLKKQKNEKKAAGRSPKPVVQLQQQIGNKRTAPDNSQQKQQDTYKRLRTVATTVPTSNISVNTPMNLKLPSYHQEAGLYRGEDAKYFSPLSGRTALANSITNASVSATLTSRSTQLSRMHTASLISGQGAQQLIQSSRLSSLAGSFPVTAPTTLSDGRAGNAFHTLSMSSVPGQYRPIGSVPAANHHHHTPTIDRYRLMASTSFRPHMSALVSQYHTNIRNENTGRLGSTDFPYTNWHRI; translated from the exons ATGTCCTCGTCAACAGACCAAATCTTCAGTGACCAGAAACCTCCACAATCGAACCCTCAAAATATCCGGAAAACCTTCAATAAACTCAAAAAGTACACCTCCAAACTCGCCAATTTCGCTCTCCAATGGCAGGATCTCGAGGATCATTTCCTCTCGATCAAAACCCAACTCCAGGAGCTCGAGAAAACCTACAAAATCAATACCCAGCAAGCTTTTTCATCCCAAATCGAGAACCCAGAAAGGGTAAACGGAGATACCATCACAAGACCCGTTGTTGAATCTGAAAACAGAATCCTTGAAAGCGAAATCGAAGATTGCGAAACGAAACCATCTGTTCATTCCCAAAACGAAAACCTAGAAAGCGAACAAAATTGGAAAAGCAGGAGTGGCTCAAAGAGCCCTCATATACCCATAGATAGCGGCAGGTCTTTGTTATTGTACTTAAATGAGCATGTAAAAGAGCATGAGGTTTTGAAAAGTGGCGTATACAAAGTTCTTAAAGACGCGTCTCATCCTGGGAAAGTGGTACTCGAAGCTTTGAGATTCTTCTATCCATCAGATTCAAGTAAAGGTGATCTGCGTACTGATGTGAGCGTTACAAGGAAGAGTTGTGTGGTTTTACTTGAGGAATTGGGTAGGGTGGGGCCTTTGATAGGATCGCAAGATAGGGGGGAAGCGTTGAGAATGGCGTTGGAGTggaaagagaaaatgaagaagtcTTTGGAGGTTTTCGGGTTTCTGATGCTTGTGGCTGTTTTTGGGTTAGTGGATGAATTTGATAAGGAGGAGACATTGAAGCATTTTGATAATGTTGCGCAGCGTGAGCAGGCACCTGAGTTATTTCGAGTTCTTGGATTTGCAGATAAAGCTCATG ACTTTATCCAGAAGCTTATTGGCAAAAATAAGATACTTGAGGCTGTTCCTTTCATATTTGCCTTTGGTCTAGTTGATAAATTCCCTCCAGTGCCCCTGCTTAGACTGCATGCAGAGCGTGCTGAGAAGAATTATAAAAAGATTTGCAGCAAGGGAAATAATTCTTCAAAGGCGCTG GATGATGCTACAGGTACAGAAATAGCTGCTCTGAGAGGTATACTAGGATTAATCAAGAAATATGAGCTTCAGTCAGAGTACTCACCTCAGGTTATTAGGGATCGCATCCTTAAGCTTAAAAAgcagaaaaatgagaaaaaagccGCTGGAAGATCCCCTAAACCTGTGGTTCAGCTGCAGCAGCAGATTGGAAATAAACGAACTGCTCCTGATAATTCACAACAGAAACAGCAGGATACATATAAGCGTCTCCGGACAGTGGCAACAACAGTGCCTACCTCAAATATTTCTGTCAATACGCCAATGAACTTGAAACTACCATCTTATCATCAAGAGGCAGGATTGTACAGGGGTGAAGATGCAAAATACTTCTCCCCATTATCTGGAAGAACAGCACTGGCAAACAGCATCACAAACGCTTCTGTTAGTGCTACTTTGACTAGTCGGTCAACACAATTGTCTCGCATGCATACAGCAAGCTTAATATCGGGGCAAGGTGCACAGCAATTAATCCAATCTTCCAGACTCTCCAGTTTGGCAGGCTCCTTTCCAGTTACTGCGCCTACAACATTGTCTGATGGCAGAGCGGGTAATGCTTTCCATACGCTATCAATGAGTTCAGTGCCTGGACAGTATAGGCCTATTGGATCTGTTCCTGCTGCTAACCATCATCACCATACTCCAACAATCGATCGATACCGTTTAATGGCCTCAACATCTTTCAGACCACATATGAGCGCATTAGTTTCACAATATCATACAAACATCAGAAATGAGAACACTGGTAGACTTGGATCAACTGATTTCCCCTACACAAATTGGCATCGCATCTGA
- the LOC110635532 gene encoding vesicle-associated protein 2-2 — MRTQLLEIQPRELKFIFELKKQSSCAVQLTNSTYDNVAFKVKTTSPKKYCVRPNVGIILPKSTREFIVTMQAPKATSNEKVCKDKFLIQSIVVPVGTTEKDITSNMFNKDDGKYIEEIKLKVGLISPPQSPVLSPINGVLKQEPLFGASVLRNPVLSEVENATPIHTEFKKEKDMELKANKDLIDDQESKPAKDAGWMPNNDVINVEEVKLAKDEDLKPENDAINDNLTKYAQFSPPKNEVKNAEFVTLKAVEELKFVNDIEEMKSKLNALESKLNEAESTISKLSEERRTSVQERKILQHELAMLRSRTSTKRVQVGFPLLFVVMVALISILLGYLSHR, encoded by the exons ATGAGAACGCAACTTTTAGAAATCCAGCCGAGGGAACTGAAGTTTATAT TTGAATTAAAGAAGCAGAGCTCATGTGCAGTCCAACTTACCAATAGCACCTATGACAATGTTGCTTTCAAG GTTAAGACTACTTCCCCTAAGAAATATTGTGTACGACCAAATGTTGGCATTATCTTGCCAAAATCAACTCGTGAATTTATCG TGACAATGCAAGCTCCAAAGGCAACTAGTAATGAAAAGGTGTGCAAAGACAAGTTTTTAATCCAAAGCATAGTTGTTCCTGTTGGAACAACTGAGAAGGACATAACATCTAACATG TTTAACAAAGATGATGGCAAGTACATTGAAGAGATCAAGCTGAAAGTGGGCCTTATCAGCCCACCTCAATCTCCTGTACTATCTCCAATTAATGGGGTGCTTAAGCAGGAACCTCTTTTTGGAGCTTCAGTGCTGAGAAATCCAGTATTGAGTGAAGTTGAGAATGCCACTCCAATACACACG GAGTTTAAAAAAGAAAAGGATATGGAGTTGAAGGCGAATAAGGATCTGATTGATGATCAGGAGTCAAAGCCAGCAAAAGATGCAGGGTGGATGCcaaataatgatgtcattaatgtTGAGGAGGTAAAATTGGCAAAGGATGAAGACTTGAAGCCAGAAAACGATGCCATTAATGATAATCTGACAAAGTATGCACAATTCTCTCCGCCAAAGAATGAAGTGAAGAATGCAGAATTTGTAACATTAAAGGCTGTGGAGGAGCTGAAGTTTGTCAATGACATTGAGGAGATGAAATCAAAACTGAATGCACTTGAATCAAAGCTAAATGAg GCTGAATCTACTATTTCAAAATTGTCAGAGGAGAGGAGAACAAGTGTCCAGGAGAGAAAAATTTTGCAGCATGAGCTA GCCATGTTGAGGAGCAGGACAAGCACAAAAAGAGTACAAGTGggatttcctcttctttttgttgttatgGTTGCACTTATCAGTATTTTGCTTGGATACCTTTCACACCGATAA
- the LOC110633476 gene encoding acyl carrier protein 1, chloroplastic isoform X1, whose protein sequence is MAAAAGSSVSMRYANRISSLKSFSLPNQRSFLSFRVRPVPTRLRVSCAAKPETVEKVCAIVKKQLALSPETVVTGESKFLALGADSLDTVEIVMGLEEEFDISVEEESAQSIATVQDAADLIEKLVEKKSA, encoded by the exons ATGGCAGCCGCCGCTGGTTCTTCGGTATCCATGCGG TATGCAAACAGAATCTCTAGTCTGAAATCATTTTCACTTCCAAACCAGAGAAGTTTCCTGTCCTTTAGGGTGCGGCCAGTTCCAACTCGCCTTCGGGTTTCTTGCGCT GCCAAGCCTGAAACAGTAGAAAAGGTGTGTGCAATAGTGAAGAAACAGCTGGCATTATCACCTGAAACTGTTGTTACTGGCGAATCAAAATTTTTAGCCCTTGGAGCAGATTCTCTTGATACG GTTGAGATTGTTATGGGACTTGAAGAGGAATTCGATATTAGTGTGGAAGAGGAGAGTGCCCAGAGCATCGCAACAGTTCAGGATGCTGCTGATCTTATTGAGAAACTTGTTGAGAAGAAGAGTGCTTAG
- the LOC110633476 gene encoding acyl carrier protein 1, chloroplastic isoform X2 has translation MAAAAGSSVSMRAKPETVEKVCAIVKKQLALSPETVVTGESKFLALGADSLDTVEIVMGLEEEFDISVEEESAQSIATVQDAADLIEKLVEKKSA, from the exons ATGGCAGCCGCCGCTGGTTCTTCGGTATCCATGCGG GCCAAGCCTGAAACAGTAGAAAAGGTGTGTGCAATAGTGAAGAAACAGCTGGCATTATCACCTGAAACTGTTGTTACTGGCGAATCAAAATTTTTAGCCCTTGGAGCAGATTCTCTTGATACG GTTGAGATTGTTATGGGACTTGAAGAGGAATTCGATATTAGTGTGGAAGAGGAGAGTGCCCAGAGCATCGCAACAGTTCAGGATGCTGCTGATCTTATTGAGAAACTTGTTGAGAAGAAGAGTGCTTAG
- the LOC110633501 gene encoding protein CANDIDATE G-PROTEIN COUPLED RECEPTOR 2 → MRNLLQESPGSPFSIPISQNPNSSLKESGLLGSGLHNWLFECHGFLHNVTLILASLAFVLYLAFQAKKSVTKLSHGRSYIMIAYYGCLWLVSLLNLSWCCFQAWECTAGKELTWNILSLFTTSGMLFLEVSLIAFLLQGNYASGLEALTRTFAVSALIVGLDILLKAIYMFGLGIPLFIDSNEQQHHMKWSLWVVHRLVLTAVYGFILFMYHSKWRERLPARPAFYKYIVIMFTLNALALFACGLTVNGTDFGFWLYSTTIVCYHTFYLPLLYVTFLADFFQEDDLHLENVYYSEMKDAGFFDADWE, encoded by the exons ATGCGAAATCTCCTCCAAGAATCTCCAGGGTCTCCGTTTTCAATCCCaatctctcaaaaccctaattcgtcTCTTAAAGAAAGTGGCTTGCTTGGCTCGGGATTGCACAATTGGCTCTTCGAGTGCCATGGGTTCTTGCACAATGTCACTCTCATATTGGCTTCTCTTGCTTTTGTACTATACTTGGCATTTCAGGCCAAAAAGAGTGTAACGAAGCTATCCCACGGGAGATCTTATATAATGATCGCTTATTATGGGTGTCTTTGGCTCGTTAGCTTGCTTAATCTCTCTTGGTGCTGCTTTCAG GCATGGGAGTGCACTGCTGGAAAAGAATTGACATGGAATATCTTATCTTTGTTTACAACATCTGGAATGCTGTTTTTGGAAGTAAGCTTGATTGCCTTTTTACTCCAAGGAAATTATGCAAGTGGTTTGGAAGCTTTGACACGGACATTTGCTGTATCAGCGCTCATTGTTGGTTTGGACATACTCCTCAAG GCAATATATATGTTTGGACTTGGGATCCCTTTGTTCATTGACAGCAATGAGCAGCAACATCACATGAAGTGGAGCTTGTGGGTTGTCCACAGGCTAGTACTAACTGCAGTTTATGGCTTCATATTGTTCATGTACCATTCCAAGTGGAGGGAAAGATTACCTG CAAGGCCTGCATTCTACAAGTACATTGTTATTATGTTCACCTTGAACGCATTAGCACTATTTGCCTGTGGGCTAACTGTGAATGGGACTGATTTTGGTTTCTG GTTGTACAGCACCACAATTGTCTGCTACCATACCTTTTACCTGCCTCTGCTATATGTAACATTTTTAGCGGACTTTTTccag GAGGATGATTTGCATCTAGAGAATGTATACTATTCAGAGATGAAAGATGCCGGTTTCTTTGATGCTGATTGGGAGTGA